Proteins encoded within one genomic window of [Enterobacter] lignolyticus SCF1:
- the murG gene encoding undecaprenyldiphospho-muramoylpentapeptide beta-N-acetylglucosaminyltransferase produces the protein MSGQVKRLMVMAGGTGGHVFPGLAVAHHLMEQGWQVRWLGTADRMEADLVPKHGIEIDFIRISGLRGKGLKALALAPVRIFNAWRQARAIMKRYQPDVVLGMGGYVSGPGGLAAWSLGIPVVLHEQNGIAGLTNKWLAKIATTVMQAFPGAFPNAEVVGNPVRVDVLALPLPQQRLSGREGPKRVLVVGGSQGARVLNQTMPLVAAKLGDSVTIWHQSGKGAEQAVQQAYAEAGQPQHKVTEFIDDMAAAYAWADVVVCRSGALTVSEIAAAGLPAVFVPFQHKDRQQYWNALPLEQAGAAKIFEQPQFTADAVASTLESWDRNTLLEMAERARAAAIPDATERVANEVSLAAQA, from the coding sequence ATGAGTGGTCAGGTGAAGCGGTTGATGGTGATGGCTGGCGGTACCGGCGGACACGTGTTCCCGGGGCTGGCGGTTGCGCATCATCTGATGGAGCAGGGCTGGCAGGTGCGCTGGCTCGGCACCGCCGATCGTATGGAAGCAGACCTGGTGCCGAAGCACGGCATTGAGATTGATTTTATCCGCATTTCCGGTTTGCGCGGCAAAGGGCTGAAGGCGCTGGCGCTGGCGCCGGTTCGTATCTTCAACGCCTGGCGTCAGGCGCGGGCGATTATGAAACGCTATCAGCCGGACGTGGTGCTGGGCATGGGCGGCTATGTCTCCGGCCCGGGCGGCCTGGCGGCCTGGTCGCTGGGGATCCCGGTAGTGCTCCATGAGCAGAACGGGATTGCCGGATTGACCAACAAGTGGCTGGCGAAAATCGCCACGACGGTGATGCAGGCGTTTCCCGGCGCGTTTCCCAATGCCGAGGTCGTGGGCAACCCGGTACGCGTCGATGTGCTGGCGCTGCCGCTGCCGCAGCAGCGTCTGTCGGGGCGCGAAGGCCCGAAGCGCGTGCTGGTGGTCGGCGGTTCGCAGGGCGCGCGCGTGCTTAATCAGACGATGCCGCTGGTGGCCGCTAAGCTCGGCGACAGCGTGACTATCTGGCATCAGAGCGGGAAGGGCGCGGAACAGGCGGTGCAGCAGGCTTACGCCGAAGCGGGCCAGCCGCAGCACAAAGTGACGGAATTTATTGACGATATGGCCGCGGCCTACGCCTGGGCTGACGTCGTGGTTTGCCGCTCGGGCGCGCTGACGGTCAGTGAAATTGCCGCCGCCGGTTTGCCAGCCGTTTTTGTGCCGTTCCAGCATAAGGACCGTCAGCAGTACTGGAACGCGCTGCCGCTGGAGCAAGCGGGTGCAGCGAAGATTTTTGAACAACCGCAGTTCACCGCCGACGCGGTTGCCAGCACGCTTGAGAGCTGGGACAGAAATACCTTACTGGAGATGGCTGAACGCGCTCGCGCCGCCGCCATCCCGGACGCCACGGAGCGGGTGGCAAACGAAGTGAGCCTGGCAGCCCAGGCTTGA
- the ftsW gene encoding cell division protein FtsW encodes MRLSLPRLRMPHLPGSGILVWLFSALKGWVMGSRPKDNDSLVMYDRTLLWLTLGLAAVGFIMVTSASMPVGQRLANDPFLFAKRDGLYIILAFLLGLITLRLPMEFWQRHSTAMLIASIGMLLIVLVVGSSVNGASRWIALGPLRIQPAEFTKLSLFCYIANYLVRKADEVRNNLRGFLKPMGVIFVLAILLLAQPDLGTVVVLFVTTLAMLFLAGAKLWQFIAIIGMGISAVVLLILAEPYRIRRVTSFWNPWEDPFGSGYQLTQSLMAFGRGEMWGQGLGNSVQKLEYLPEAHTDFIFAIIAEELGYIGVVLALLMVFFVAFRAMSIGRKALELDQRFSGFLACAIGVWFSFQALVNVGAAAGMLPTKGLTLPLISYGGSSLLIMSTAIMLLLRIDYETRLEKAQAFTRGVR; translated from the coding sequence ATGCGTTTATCTCTCCCTCGCCTGAGAATGCCGCACCTGCCGGGATCGGGGATCCTGGTCTGGCTGTTTTCGGCATTAAAAGGCTGGGTGATGGGGTCCAGGCCGAAAGATAACGACAGCCTGGTGATGTACGATCGCACCCTGCTGTGGCTGACGCTTGGCCTGGCGGCGGTTGGCTTCATTATGGTGACGTCGGCGTCGATGCCCGTTGGGCAGCGTCTGGCCAACGACCCGTTCCTGTTCGCCAAGCGTGACGGTCTGTATATCATCCTCGCGTTTCTTCTGGGGCTCATCACGCTGCGCCTGCCGATGGAGTTCTGGCAGCGCCACAGTACGGCCATGCTAATCGCCTCTATCGGCATGCTGCTTATCGTCCTGGTCGTCGGCAGTTCGGTTAACGGCGCGTCGCGCTGGATAGCGCTGGGGCCGCTGCGTATTCAGCCTGCGGAATTTACCAAGCTGTCGCTGTTTTGCTACATCGCCAACTATCTGGTGCGTAAGGCTGATGAGGTGCGCAACAACCTGCGCGGCTTCTTAAAGCCGATGGGCGTTATCTTTGTGCTGGCGATCCTGCTGCTGGCGCAGCCGGACCTCGGGACCGTGGTGGTGCTGTTCGTCACGACGCTGGCGATGCTGTTTCTGGCGGGCGCCAAGCTGTGGCAGTTCATCGCGATCATCGGCATGGGGATCTCGGCGGTTGTTCTGCTTATCCTTGCGGAGCCGTACCGTATTCGCCGCGTAACGTCATTCTGGAACCCGTGGGAAGATCCGTTTGGCAGCGGCTATCAGCTGACCCAGTCGCTGATGGCGTTCGGCCGCGGCGAAATGTGGGGCCAGGGGCTCGGCAATTCGGTGCAAAAGCTGGAATACCTGCCGGAAGCGCACACTGACTTCATCTTCGCGATTATCGCGGAGGAGTTAGGTTATATCGGTGTGGTGCTGGCGCTTTTAATGGTATTCTTCGTCGCTTTCCGCGCCATGTCCATTGGCCGCAAGGCGCTGGAACTTGACCAGCGTTTTTCCGGTTTTCTGGCCTGCGCCATCGGCGTCTGGTTTAGCTTCCAGGCGCTGGTTAACGTCGGCGCGGCGGCGGGGATGCTGCCGACAAAAGGTCTGACGCTGCCGCTTATCAGCTACGGCGGCTCCAGTCTGCTGATTATGTCGACGGCCATTATGCTGCTGTTACGTATTGATTATGAAACGCGTCTGGAGAAAGCTCAGGCGTTTACACGGGGTGTGCGATGA
- the murD gene encoding UDP-N-acetylmuramoyl-L-alanine--D-glutamate ligase, producing the protein MADYQGKNVVIVGLGLTGLSCVNFFLAQGVTPRVMDTRATPPGLDKLPEQVERYVSGLNDDWLLAADLIVASPGIALSHPSLSAAADAGVEIVGDIELFCREAQAPVVAITGSNGKSTVTTLVGEMAKAAGVNVGVGGNIGLPALMLLDVSRELYVLELSSFQLETTSSLQAAAATILNVTEDHMDRYPLGLQQYRAAKLRVYENAKVCVVNADDALTMPVRGADERCISFGINMGDYHLNRQQGETWLRVKGEKVLNVKEMKLSGQHNYTNALAALALADAAGLPRASSLKALTTFGGLAHRFQLALEHNGVRWINDSKATNVGSTEAALNGLHVDGTLWLLLGGDGKSADFAPLKRYLTGDNIRLYCFGRDGDELAALRPEVSTLTETMEQAMRLIAPQVKPGDMVLLSPACASLDQFKNFEQRGDIFTRLAKELG; encoded by the coding sequence ATGGCAGATTACCAGGGCAAAAATGTGGTCATCGTCGGTCTTGGACTGACCGGTCTTTCCTGCGTTAATTTCTTTCTGGCGCAGGGCGTTACCCCGCGCGTGATGGATACCCGTGCGACGCCGCCGGGTCTGGATAAGCTGCCGGAGCAGGTCGAGCGCTACGTCAGCGGTCTGAATGACGACTGGCTGCTGGCGGCGGACCTGATCGTGGCAAGCCCTGGTATCGCCCTGTCGCATCCGTCGTTAAGCGCGGCGGCGGATGCCGGCGTGGAAATCGTTGGCGACATCGAGCTGTTCTGCCGTGAAGCGCAGGCGCCTGTTGTAGCGATTACCGGCTCAAACGGTAAAAGCACCGTCACAACGCTGGTCGGCGAGATGGCGAAAGCGGCGGGCGTTAACGTCGGCGTCGGCGGCAATATCGGGTTACCGGCGCTGATGCTGCTGGACGTTTCCCGCGAGCTGTACGTGCTTGAACTTTCAAGCTTCCAGCTGGAGACCACCTCCAGTCTGCAGGCGGCGGCCGCGACGATCCTCAACGTTACTGAAGATCATATGGATCGCTATCCGCTGGGCCTGCAGCAGTACCGCGCGGCAAAACTGCGCGTGTATGAGAACGCTAAAGTCTGCGTGGTGAACGCCGATGACGCGCTGACGATGCCGGTGCGCGGCGCCGATGAGCGCTGCATCAGCTTTGGCATCAATATGGGCGATTACCACCTCAACCGCCAGCAGGGCGAGACCTGGCTGCGGGTGAAAGGTGAAAAAGTGCTGAACGTGAAAGAGATGAAGCTCAGCGGTCAGCATAACTATACCAACGCGCTGGCGGCGCTGGCGCTGGCGGATGCCGCGGGGCTGCCGCGGGCCAGCAGCCTGAAGGCGTTGACCACGTTTGGCGGCCTGGCGCACCGTTTCCAGCTGGCGCTGGAGCATAACGGCGTACGCTGGATTAACGATTCGAAGGCCACCAACGTCGGCAGTACGGAGGCGGCGCTGAACGGTCTGCACGTCGACGGCACCCTTTGGCTGCTGCTCGGCGGCGACGGAAAATCCGCCGATTTTGCGCCGCTGAAGCGCTACCTGACGGGAGATAACATTCGCCTGTACTGCTTTGGCCGCGACGGCGATGAGCTGGCGGCGCTGCGTCCGGAGGTCTCCACGCTGACGGAGACCATGGAGCAGGCGATGCGTCTTATTGCGCCGCAGGTGAAGCCGGGGGATATGGTGTTGCTCTCTCCGGCCTGCGCCAGCCTCGATCAGTTCAAGAATTTTGAGCAGCGCGGGGATATCTTTACCCGTCTGGCGAAGGAGTTAGGCTGA
- the mraY gene encoding phospho-N-acetylmuramoyl-pentapeptide-transferase, translating into MLVWLAEHLVKYYSGFNVFSYLTFRAIVSLLTALFISLWMGPRMIARLQKLSFGQVVRNDGPESHFSKRGTPTMGGIMILTAIVVSVLLWAYPWNPYVWCVLVVLVGYGVIGFVDDYRKVVRKDTKGLIARWKYFWMSVIALGVAFALYMAGKDTPATELVVPFFKDIMPQLGLFYILLAYFVIVGTGNAVNLTDGLDGLAIMPTVFVAAGFALVAWATGNMNFASYLHIPYLRHAGELVIVCTAIVGAGLGFLWFNTYPAQVFMGDVGSLALGGALGIIAVLLRQEFLLVIMGGVFVVETLSVILQVGSFKLRGQRIFRMAPIHHHYELKGWPEPRVIVRFWIISLMLVLIGLATLKVR; encoded by the coding sequence ATGTTAGTTTGGCTGGCCGAACATTTGGTCAAATATTATTCCGGCTTTAACGTCTTTTCCTATCTGACGTTTCGCGCCATCGTCAGCCTGCTGACTGCGCTGTTCATCTCGCTGTGGATGGGCCCGCGCATGATTGCCCGTCTGCAAAAACTCTCTTTTGGCCAGGTCGTGCGTAACGATGGTCCTGAGTCGCACTTCAGCAAGCGCGGCACCCCGACCATGGGCGGGATCATGATCCTGACCGCGATTGTGGTTTCCGTGCTGCTGTGGGCGTACCCGTGGAACCCTTACGTATGGTGCGTGCTGGTGGTATTGGTCGGCTACGGCGTGATCGGTTTTGTCGACGACTACCGCAAAGTGGTGCGTAAAGATACGAAGGGTCTGATCGCCCGCTGGAAATACTTCTGGATGTCGGTTATCGCGCTCGGCGTCGCTTTTGCGCTGTACATGGCCGGCAAAGACACGCCAGCGACCGAGCTGGTGGTGCCATTCTTTAAAGACATCATGCCTCAGCTGGGGCTTTTCTACATTCTGCTGGCCTACTTCGTTATCGTGGGTACAGGGAACGCCGTGAACCTGACCGACGGTCTTGACGGCCTGGCGATTATGCCGACCGTGTTCGTTGCCGCAGGCTTCGCACTGGTGGCGTGGGCGACCGGTAACATGAACTTCGCCAGCTATCTGCATATTCCGTATCTGCGCCATGCCGGCGAGCTGGTTATCGTCTGTACGGCGATTGTCGGCGCGGGGCTGGGTTTCCTGTGGTTTAACACCTATCCGGCGCAGGTCTTTATGGGCGACGTCGGCTCTCTGGCGCTGGGCGGCGCGCTGGGCATTATCGCCGTGCTGCTGCGTCAGGAATTCCTGCTGGTGATCATGGGCGGCGTGTTCGTGGTCGAGACCCTGTCGGTCATCCTGCAGGTCGGCTCCTTTAAGCTGCGCGGACAGCGTATTTTCCGCATGGCGCCGATTCACCATCACTATGAACTGAAAGGCTGGCCGGAGCCGCGCGTCATTGTGCGCTTCTGGATTATTTCCCTGATGCTGGTGCTGATTGGCCTGGCAACCTTGAAGGTGCGTTAA